The following proteins come from a genomic window of Populus nigra chromosome 6, ddPopNigr1.1, whole genome shotgun sequence:
- the LOC133696625 gene encoding MLP-like protein 423: MASGGKLEVDVEIKSAAKKFWDNIRDSTTLFPKFFPDQYKSIEILEGDGKAAGSIRLFTYAEGSPLVKVSKERIDTVDEAKKEVSYSVIEGDLLKYYKSFKATIVVTPKGDGSLVKWMCEFVKASEDVEVPHVIKDFVVKNFLEVDELILKE, encoded by the exons ATGGCTTCCGGTGGAAAGCTTGAAGTAGATGTTGAGATCAAGTCTGCTGCAAAAAAGTTCTGGGATAACATTAGAGACTCCACAACTCTCTTCCCAAAGTTCTTCCCTGACCAATACAAGAGCATTGAAATACTGGAAGGCGATGGCAAGGCAGCTGGTTCCATTCGCCTCTTCACATACGCTGAAG GTTCTCCGCTTGTGAAGGTGTCGAAAGAGAGGATCGACACTGTAGACGAAGCAAAGAAGGAGGTCTCTTACAGTGTGATCGAGGGTGATCTTCTAAAATACTACAAGAGTTTCAAGGCAACCATAGTTGTTACTCCAAAGGGAGATGGAAGCTTGGTGAAATGGATGTGTGAGTTTGTAAAGGCAAGCGAAGATGTTGAAGTCCCACACGTCATTAAGGATTTTGTGGTAAAGAACTTCCTGGAGGTGGATGAATTAATTCTCAAGGAGTAG